GCAGGAAAGGGAAGTATCGACTCGCTCTCGGTTCTCCCGCAGATCGGTGAGCAGGCACCTCCCGCGAGGTGGCAAGCTGCGACCGCGGGTGCAGACGCCGTCGGTGGCACTCTCCGGATGGCGCTCCGAGAGAGTCGTCGCGACCAGACCCGAAGCGGTGTCACCAGCGGGAGCTTCGACCGGCGCCGCGCTGGCGCTCTCGCCCGCGGCGACGTCGACGCCTTTAGCGTCCGCCAACAGGGTGACGAGAAACAGTACGACCTCGTCCTCGTCCTCGACCGCTCCAGTTCTATGAGCAATCTCATCGACACCGCCGAAGACGCCGTTGCACGGTTCGCTCTGGCCTGCGAGGACCTCGGCATCAACGTCGCCATTATAGACTTCGTCCATGGGGACGCCCGCCTCATCAAACCATTCAGCGTCGAGACCGAACACGTCCAAGCGAGTCTGCTGAGCGGCAAGACGGGCGGCGGGACGCCTCTCACTGATGCTCTCGGACTCGCCCGCCGCCTCCTCGAGCAGCGCCGCGACTCCCCCCTTGTCCTCATCATCACCGACGGCAAGCCCGGCTCCCCTGGTGACTACCAAGAGGAACTCCAACAGACGTACACGCCTGTATGCGGGCTCACGCTTGCTCTCGATTTACCCCGCGGGCAGGCTCCAGAGCGCGCGAAGGACGTCGAGCAGTTCTACGATCGCCACCTCTACGTCCACGACGCCATCGACCTCGACCGCCGCCTCGACCAGTTCGCCGTGATGTTTGACGGGCTGTGAGCTACCCCTGCTACTTGCTCGCTGACGCTCGCTCTTTGGGGCAGGGACTTCCTGTTTCAAGGACGCGCTTTGCAGGCACAACCGCAGTGTCCGCAGGAAGCGCAGTCTTCACAGGCGTTAATTCGGAGTATTCAACTCCTAGGTTGTCTTCCACGACGCAATCGAGTATGGTCAGGACGACGTGACTGTGAGAGTTGACCGTACAAGAGACGGCTTCTACGTTGAGGACACTGGACCTGGTATTCCTGAAAATGAACGTGACGATGTATTAGATAGCGGTTACACAACGAAACGAGAGGGAACCGGATTTGGACTCGCGATTGTCAAGCGGATCGTTGAGGCCCACGGCTGGGAGATCTATGTGACCGAAGGCAGTGACGGCGGTGCACGGTTCGAAATTATCGGTGTCGCCCAATCCTAAGCGCCACCAACGCCTTCATCGTCATCATCTCGCGAGAGAAGGAAGCCGACCCCACCACCTATTACCGCACCTATCGGTCCGCCAGCAGCGAACCCCATTGCAGCGCCACCACCAGTCCCAATGGCCTGGCGCTGGCCCTGTGTCATTTTTTCGTGCATCCCCAGGCTGACTGTCCCCGTGCCGTCGCACTTCGGACAGTCCCCAAAGCCTGTTTGCGGATCGGTCGTTGCGCCACTCCCGTTACAGGAGGGGCACTTCTTCGTCTCGCCCATGCACCATGATGGCCGTCAGAACGGCAAAGTTGTTCCGGTTACTCAACCCGCTCAAAATACATGTGCCCGTTGTTCTCACGGCCTGGGCCGGTGTAGTAGAGGCCTTCGAGTGTCTCTGTGTCTCCCTCGTCGCGGTACTCGAGAGAGGCGGTGCCGAAGTGCATGTCCAGGCCCTCGACC
This genomic window from Natronomonas marina contains:
- a CDS encoding ATP-binding protein, encoding MEYGQDDVTVRVDRTRDGFYVEDTGPGIPENERDDVLDSGYTTKREGTGFGLAIVKRIVEAHGWEIYVTEGSDGGARFEIIGVAQS